The DNA region GGCAAATGCTCGAGCACAACTTTGCAGCTTCTGAATCCAACTGACAAATTATCGAATTGAACTTCTGAGTCGAAGAATTTTAAGCCTCACTTCTGCTCTCTCCTGCCACATTCTTTGATATAATCACTCCACTCTCGCATATGTTTTGCGTAGCAATTTGCAATTTCATCCAAGTAAAAGAATTAAGAACGCAAAGTAGCATTTCCTTTTCCCTTTAGACCCAAGAGAACCATCTCACCTACAGGAGTTGAGACCAGTAAGTCCAGCTCACTGTCCAGATGGACTTGCGCTTCACCCCTGAAAAGGACTTCATTAAGAACTCTTGTGAGCTCCAAAttattgatgattttgacTTCATCGTCACGCACTTCCACCGAAAGCTCAATGAAAGTCGTCgtattttcttcattgCGGTAAATTTCTGAGCTGCATTTTGACCAGTAGCTCATAGGAACGGTTAGAAAATGAACCTTTTGATGGTACAACCTCGTTTTGCCCTTGATGTACTCCACAGAAATCTGCTCTTTAGAGGATTCGTAGAATGGAAGAGCAATAGTTCCAATAAAGGTTCCTGTAACGCTCAGCCTCCTCTCACCGAACAAACCCCTTACCCATTTGGCTTTCAATTTACTTATCGTAATCCTTTGAATCAAATCGGCAGAGTCAATCGTAAGGTTCGTTGAAATTGGAAAGAATGACATGTCATCCAGGAAAGACTGCAGAATGCCACGTGGAATGAGCGCATTACTGTCTTTTGTTGAGTTCACAACATGTCCTTTCACTTGAAACGTGAGCTCGTCAGAGGCGTTCAGGACTTTATTCAGAAGAAGTGTCATTGGAGTAAATGCATTCTCCTCGTCCGACCAACATACTTGAGAAAGGAGTTGTTTAGGTAGCGAGCCCTCAATATCAGCAAACGCTTTGGGTTGGATATCATCACGAATTTCGACTGAATCTGTAAAGCAGAAAACGTTGGGCAATGCAATTGTGAACTCCCCCATGCAGTCAGCGAGTTTGATTTCCCAATCTATGAATGGCACCACCGAGTCCTTTGGAAATTCGACAAAGTCAAGTTCCGCACCCAAACTGAGAGGGACAGTTGTCGTTTCTAAATGAAATCCATTTGTGGAGTCCGTCAATGAGAAATTTTGTATGGAGACGGGAGCGAACCGATGCCTAAGGCGATTGAACGAATCCTTAACATTGTCCCAACTTATAAGTCTTTTCCAGTCGATTTGCAATGCGTGCAACCGATAAACCGGGATATCCCAACCATTCGGCAGCAAAACCATGCGCCTACTGAGCGACAAATCCACCTCAGAAGATATCTGCAATTTGTCAAACTCATGACGCCAtatttttttcaacacCTCGAGTATCTTGTCCATCCGAGGCTCGACGAGCACCGTTAAATTTAAGTGAGAGCGAACGTTGTTGCGCAAATCAACACAAAACGTGTCTCTTACCTGCAGGGCACCCAATATGTTGTCGACCGTCTGTGCGCCATCGTAAGTTGTAGCGTTGTTGACCGTTAAACAGATGCTCCTGACGAATCTCTCGCTCACAGATCTGTAAAGTTTCTTGTCGTGCAACGTCAGCAATGTACTATTATCAGCAATCCATCCGTCAAAATTAGGCCAGTAGTCCATCCTGACTGTCAATTGTAGCGCATCTCCGTCTTCATTGTTGAGAGTTTCGCCTCTCCTCCATCCGTCCACATTTACCTTTTCTATCTGCCAATTGGACACTCGAATGACGCTGTCCTCGATAGCGTCCTGAGAGggtatcttcttcaccaatACCGCTCCAAACGCTGTTAAACCGGCCAATATCAGAGCTAAGACGCAGATTACCACCCATTTGATCCAGCGTCTTCCGCGAGCATTTTTGCCGTCGAGATATTCGGTGTCCTCGCTTACCTCGACCCGTTGACGCCGATCCAGCAGCGGTGTCGTTTCCTGGTCCTGATTCATCGATGTTCAAACGAACTTTGAAGCTTCAGAGTGTCACGGTTCGTTTCGATCCCCTAAACCCACGTCAGACAAACGCCTCCAATGGCTAAACAACCTTCAAAACAGACGCCTCCCACCTGAAATCTCCCTCTACAGCAACGGAACAAACCTGACAAGCAAATCGACGACTTAAATACCCTTTCAGTTGGCTTCACCTCTGCTGGTCCAGGGTTTTAAACCCTTGTTGGTATATACTActagaaaattttctaagctcatcgcagaGATAGGCTCATCGACTCTTTaaaagagagagaaagcagaagaaagcggTCCCAGATGCTTTACTTGATTGGCCTTGGTCTCTCGTACAAGTCGGATATCACGGTGCGTGGGCTGGAAGCCGTGAAGCAATGTTCGCGGGTATACCTGGAGCACTATACCAGCATCCTGATGGCAGCTTCGCAGGAGGAATTGGAACAGTTCTACGGTAAGACAGTAATTTTGGCGGACAGAGAGCTAGTTGAAAGTGGTTCCGATGAGATTTTGCGCGATGCCGACAGAGAGGACGTTGCGTTCCTGGTGGTGGGAGATCCGTTTGGAGCTACGACACATACTGACCTGGTGCTGAGGGCCAAGAAGGCGGGAATCGCGGTGGAGACCATTCATAACGCCTCTGTGATGAACGCAGTCGGAGCCTGCGGCTTGCAGCTGTATAACTTTGGTCAAACGATCTCGATGGTGTTCTTCACCGACAGTTGGAAACCCGACTCCTGGTACGACAAGATTTGGGAGAACAGGAAGATAGGCTTGCACACGCTGGTACTGCTGGACATCAAAGTGAAAGAGCAGAGCATCGAAAACATGGCTCGCGGGAGACTCATCTACGAGCCACCGCGTTACATGTCTATATCGCAATGCTGTGAGCAGCTCTTGGAGATCGAGGAGAAGAGACACGATCAGGCTTACACCCCCGATACTCCTGCCGTGGCAATCAGCAGGCTAGGGTCTGCTTCCCAGACTTTCAAGTCCGGCACGATACGGGAGCTTGCCGAGTACGACTGCGGCGAGCCATTACATTCTCTCGTGATCCTCGGAAGACAATGCCATGAGCTTGAATTGGAGTATCTCCTCGAGTTCGCCGAGGACAGAGAGAAGTTCCGGACAGACGTCTCGAAGGACcagcagtttttcaagCCGGCGCCATGGGTGCCGCCCCAGCAAGACGCTGACGAGGATTGAAGCGCTAACCAGGATTGACAGACAGAGCGCTCAAGAACCCGCTGGCGCCCTCAATCGACCTAATCGGTGCCAGGACGTTCATAATCAATAGATAGATCTAGTGCACGTGACCTATACTGCTAGAGGGTTCATCATCTTGTTAAGCACTGCTAGATACGCAAGGTATGAGCAACGTATAGTCCTTTGTGGACGCAATTGAGACCTATGACGCAGATCAAGTACTCGATTCTGGCTTCTAGACAGGGCAAGATCAGATTGGTCAAATGGTACTCGCCCTACAGCacgaaagagaagcagaaggtGTTGAAAGAGCTTACGCCGCTTGTGCTGTCAAGAAAGGCCAAGATGTGTAACATAGTGGAGTACTCTGACCACCGAGTGGTGTACAGGAGATACGCTAGTCTGTATTTCATTTGTGGCATAACGCCAGATGTGGATAACGAATTGCTAACATTGGAAGTGATTCACCGATATGTCGAAACAATGGATTCCTACTTTGGCAACGTCTGTGAGCTGgatatcatcttcaacttcagtAAGGCTTACGACATACTGAACGAGATACTGATGTGTGATGGCTCCGTGGCAGAGTCCAGCAAGAAAGAGGTCTTACAGCATGTGATGACTATGGATACCATGGAGAGCAGTGATAACCTGGACAGAGTCTTGAGTTAGAATATGGACTATTTAGCAAATAGAAGAGGTGCATTTTCATTTCAACAGCGATTGCAAGCCGGGGTCGCCCAGTATTCCCTGGCCACGCTTGTTCTCAGTCGACTCGCCGAGAGTAACAGATCTGATTTCATTGTAAAGGATGCCGAACACATAGGGGATATCTCCATGTTCGTCCATTCCCTCCGCCAGTGAACGATACATGACATTGCTCTTGCTACAAGGATGTTTCTCCTTGTAAAAACTCACGTAGCTGTGGATAAAGTTCCGCTTATCATCGTCACTCAGCTGTTTCCATTCCTTGTATGTGCCCAGGCGTGAAGTGGTTGTAAAACTGCTTCGTAAACATGCCAGGTTTCTAGTGATTTGTGGTCTAGCGAATTTTAGCATTCCTCTGGTGCTTTTCTGGTGATCTTTTGAACCCCGGTCAGGGCCTCTTAAGGTTAAATTAATTGAACTATTATGAAGGCGACATTGCTGTCGCGCGGGTAGGATTCAAGAACTAAATGTACATAGAGacagatcaagaacagctggTGACCCAGAGAAGGGAGATCATTGATGCTGCTGCATGTGAATCCGCCGGAGCAAGCTACCGTGTTTGCCTGCTTATGCCCTCTGCCCCAGGAATAGTAGTGAGATCAAATGAGACATTGACGGACTGCATGCAATAATGGCAGGAAGACTATGACGTTGTGAACAGGATTTGTGTGAAAATTAAAGGACCAAATTTTGTAATAATACGTTGCGGTCTTATTCGTGGGTTGGTATGGTTGACTCTGTAATTAGAGCTTGTGATCGTTCGCCTCTCGTTGACTCGCTGACTCGAGGCTTAGGCCCGATATATAGTTCTCCTATATCGGTCATGGATCTATGTCTTAGTCAGCCATATACTTGGCAGATCCTCGATCCTGTCTTGTCAAACCGATATGTCCATCTCGTGCTATTAAAATTTCACCAATGGTTGTTTGGCCGAGCGGTCTAAGGCGCCTGATTCAAGAGTCGGTTCGATTCTTGTGTGCAGCAAAACTGTGCACCTCGGAATTCTCAGGTATCGTAAGATGCAAGAGTTCGAATCTCTTAGCAACCATATTTTTTTGATTAAGGCAATCAACAGAGCCCTTCTCGGGAGCAAATCACTTAAAGATTAAAAGCGAGTGTGCTTAATGGTTAAGTCCTTAAATAATCGATACTAGTCTTGGGTATTCTGGAAAAAGCAGTTCCAGAGGTGTCGCTCAGAAACTTGCTCCCCCGTACTCTCATTCATCTCGAACTCTTCtcgttcttcttctcccgttagttcttcaatattATGTTCTGCTTGGCTTTGTGActcttctttcatcttGCGACGTCCCTCCAAAATACATTTATATTTGAAGATGTTCTCTTCGACGGAGTTTCTCATCATAAAATTCCAAACGAAGGTTTCACGAGTTTGTCCAATTCGATTATTTCTTCCCATTGCTTGTAGCTCGTCACCGCGGTTTATGATTGCATCCAACAGGAAGATATGCCGCGCATTCAGAAGTGTTAATCCCGCTCCTAATGCCTTCACATTTAGCAATAAACAAGTAATACTCCTGTGTTTCTTGAACCTGAGGATAGATTCACCCAcattcgatgagtttgCCAAGCATGATAAGCTTCGGATTTCGTGCATGTGGAGCACTTTTGATATTACCCTCAGAAAGTCGGGACTTTGAGAATACATAACAAATTGCAAAGgttcatcatcattctcAGTCTCTGCTTTTAGTTTCAGGAAAAGAACCAGTTTGATCACATAATCGATCTTGGCACCAAAACTTTCCTTTATTTTCATTTTATGCACCTCGTTGAGGTCGGGAAACAAAGCGTATCTCTCCTTGAACACTGAGTCGTACGTCGTGGGAGAATTTTCAGCAACAGCTCCCAATCCCTTTTTTCTATCAGTTTCTTTCGTCGAATTATCGGCATCGTTCTCCTCTTCTGCATCCTCatttgaaaatttgaaattgTATACCTCCATAAGACTGGCCTTTGTTTTACACATTGGGCATGAACTGTGATGTTTCAGCCAACTATGAATGCATTTCCTGCAGAAAAAATGACCACATTTAATCATCGCTCCAACTGTTATTTTCCCTAAGCATATTGCACATGAGAAGGTTTGGTGGTTCGCTATCGAAgttttcagcttttccagGTTGTTCAGGTACTTGACCCTTGATTCTGCGGTACTAATCTTCTCAGAGATTCTGGTTAACGAATCATCTCTAGCTGCTTTCAAAATATTGTTCCTAGAAGAATTCTCTAATTGTAAAAGGGAAACTAAGGAATCGGATATTCTTTGTAGATGACTGTAGTATTCCAGCTTGGCATTGTAAATTGTGTTCAACTTCCTCAGTGATTCCCTGATTTTTTTGTTCTCTTCAAATATCCTTGAAGActctttctcaaactgtAGCAAATAATCTTCGAAATTTTCCTGTTTATCTGCTTTATCTGAGTTGGTCGATAAAGTTCGAACTATTTTCGAGTTTctcaattcatcaaagatcGGTTTCAAAGGGGTGCCCGTGATCAACTTCAATTTGGATAAAAGCTTGCGATGATATTCTGAGAATTTTTGTCCCGCCTGAGTCTTGAGGAATTTTTTCATgtccttttccttctcctcaGATTGAGAGATTGCATCTCTATTATTTAAAAGATGTTCAAGACAGGCGAACAGTGCAAACATTCGATCTTGGTCTTCTATTGACGACGAGTATTCCTCGGCcttttcatcctcgttCTCGTCAGTGTACTCTTTTAAAATTGGCTTGTACAAGAGATCTCTTAATTCGACCAACAAACTGTTAAACTGAGTGGCCTGCTCATTCAGCAAATTGATGAGGGTCTTGAGTTGCTTGAAACATCGAGAAACTATAAGGTTGCTGGAATAGtcattttcatcgttgAACTCGATAAGAAGTAACGAAGAAAGATGTGTCTTTTGATCATTAAAATAGGAGCAAACATCTCTGATTGCCATGCTGACTTTATCAACCCGACTGGAAAGAATCTGCTCTCTCATTTTTTCCGCATATGAATAAAACTTTTGCTCCATGAGCTGGTTCtgttcaatctcttccatCTCTGCAGCGGAGTAAAAATCCGTATATGCCTTTTTTTTGGAATCGGGATCAATCAAGGCAAGTTTCTTATTCTCGTCATCGACTTTCTCCAATTTACTAGAACCCATAAGAAAATGTCCCGTTGCAATGAAGAAGTAACATTGATGTAAGAGATCCAAGTATGCGCGTATCCTAACTTTTGAAGTATTCTCGCGCTCGAAGCCATCTGCTGTGCCGACCATGGGAGTCGGAGTTCTCAGACCATCTTTATTTTGTAAGCAAGTCGAAACATCGAATGGATCAGAAACGTCGtattttttcttcaaatcatcaagAATTTTGTCCTTAACCGAATGCAAGAGATGTATAGCATTGGAAGGATTGTTCTGCAGTTCCATCTTTGCTTGTGCCGACTTAATGAGTATCTGGTAATTGTCTCTGTACAAGGAGTCCAACTTATCGATAGCGTCAGCCGTCATTAGGCGTAACACATCATCGATATTCTGGAGTACAAAAGAATTTGGATTGGAATTTGTTTGATTTGCTTTATTGAAATTGCTGGAATCCGGGAAAACCGCATGGCAACATAAGTATCTTAGCCGGATCAACCATTGATTCAATTGCGTTGTGGAGAGCCTTGGGGTTCCGACACCATTCTGATCATAGCCCGATAGAGAGATAAATTGGTTCCAAAGATCGAGGTAATTGTCCCACTCCACAGGAGCAAAATCTAGTGGGACAATATAATTATGTTGCTTGGGTATTTTGATCTGCGACAGGacatctttcttcgaatGTCTAATGCACAGGTCTCTCATGATGAAAAACTTCATTAGCTCCTGCACTGAAAATTGCACGCCGCCAACCGACTGATGTCTTTTCTGTACAACGTTGCTATTAAGAGTGGCGATGATGTGGGGTAATTCGTGGAACGgcgagatcttcaaatATGAAAGAACGGTCTGATAATCGCGGATGAACTGTATAGGTGTCCCGGATACACCCCAAGTGTGAATTCGATGTAAGAGGCTGGTGCACTTAGCGGCATTAGTGCTGTCGCTTTGCAGCATTTGAACTTCGTCCAGTATAATCCTGAAAAACTGCATCAAGGACAACGGAGAAGAGTAGTCATACTTGATAGGAGAGATCGTACGCCTTGGCCTGGAGCTTGCATTGTATTCAGCATAATGAACCTCAGTGGATACCACGTTATATGAAGTGATAATAATATCGAAAGTTGACAAGAAACGCACTATCTCGGTGATATTTTCCGTTCCAAAAAACTTCTTGACATGTAAATAACCTTTGTAATGGAAAAccttcaagaagtttgacGTATGACATTCCACTTCATCGATCCATTGCTGCAGAATCGCGTTGGGGCATATAATCAGCGAAGACTTTGCCTTGTAAATGGTCTTACCGTCATCTGCTATATAACTGTTCGGTTGAAGTGGATCTAATCGGCGCTTGTTTAGGAGTATGAGTGACAGAATTTCGATAGTTTTACCCAGACCCATTTCTTCCGATAGTAAACCCTGAGCTCCCAGAACACCATTTTCCGAATTTCTCACCAAGGTACCTCGAATCTGCTCCACATCGTCCCTGTGAATAATAAAATTGGTAAACTTGTTCCAAAAAATGGTCGAGGAGATCTTTTCGTAACCAAACGAAACATAACGGTTCAAAAACTCTAGCATATCGTCCTTGTCGCTGTTCAAAGTAGCCCGCTCTTTCGACAACATCCATTGGATACTCTTGGACTGAAAAGGCAATAGTTTGACATTCAGTCCCTCGACACTATACGAATCGAGATCGGGGATCCGCCCCAGACGGCTCTTGGTATGTTGAACGATTTGATCAACAAAGTCCTTCTGTATGAAGGATGATACAGGAATTGCATGCACATCTGAAGAACCCTTTGAAAACAGTACGTCTAGCGCCCTGCTCGTGTCTGGACAGAACTTGTTTATGGTCTGCGGAGTATAATTCAGAAACAATTGGAAATCGAGACACCAGCTAACCGCCGCATCTTCCTTGATGTGCAAATACCCGCCAAAGAAAACGATGTCTTTGAATCGTCTACTCGCTTGTCTCAACGCCGCCACAcctccagatcttctcctGGCTTTACTCTGCTTTACTCCTCGCACACCAAAGGCCGTTTCCTTTTTGTTCACCTGTCGCTCAAAAAACTTGCAATGAatgatcttcaaaagttcCTTGAAACTGCCTGGTGTGGTCTCTGCCAGCATAAATCGGAACAACCTGACTCCGTCGCTAGTGAAAACCATAACAAAATCTCTCTCACCGCTCTCCGCCATATCATGGTACTCCACAAGAACCTCCAACTTGCGTCCACTGTCCTTGTGAGGAAAGTAAGTACCCATTCTCACCGCTGCCAACGGAATCATCCGTTTATTTGGTCTCGTCTTTTTGACTACTCTCTGGTCCTCATCATCCCAACCACCAATCTCTTGGAGAGACACCTCGTGGAACGCTTCATTGTAACTCACCGATTCCTTATCTAtcaagagatcgaaatGTCCATCACAGGATGAATCCATGCCGCCAACATCTTTATCGCCCGCCGGTAAGGTGCCACAAGTAGTATTTATTCATTTGCCACCCAACTAACTAACCGCTCAACTCTATCTTCGCTCCCGCTGTTACCCGCCGTTACCCGCACATGAATACACGTGCAGGAACCTGAGCCGATCCACCCCTTTTTCTGCGCGCTCTTCCCTCTCCATGCGCCAGCAGAACGCAAGGGCAAAAAGAAATCCCCGCGTAACTTCTCCAATATGCCGGATCTTGCCTGAATTTGATACTGTAAGACGAAACCCGCAAAGTATACTTCTCCCAATTAGGCGCGTTTCTTCTTTCGGATCGTCGCGGAAATGTCCCTTTTAAGCCATGCAAGACCGATCACATGAGATCGGTTGGCCGCACCGCATCGCCATACGTAAGTTTCTTCGCGTTACTTTTCCCTGTGCTTTCATTGACGCGTGTCATgatgatctttcttttccagcGTGGACAGAGGC from Torulaspora globosa chromosome 3, complete sequence includes:
- the TAG1 gene encoding Tag1p (ancestral locus Anc_1.386) → MNQDQETTPLLDRRQRVEVSEDTEYLDGKNARGRRWIKWVVICVLALILAGLTAFGAVLVKKIPSQDAIEDSVIRVSNWQIEKVNVDGWRRGETLNNEDGDALQLTVRMDYWPNFDGWIADNSTLLTLHDKKLYRSVSERFVRSICLTVNNATTYDGAQTVDNILGALQVRDTFCVDLRNNVRSHLNLTVLVEPRMDKILEVLKKIWRHEFDKLQISSEVDLSLSRRMVLLPNGWDIPVYRLHALQIDWKRLISWDNVKDSFNRLRHRFAPVSIQNFSLTDSTNGFHLETTTVPLSLGAELDFVEFPKDSVVPFIDWEIKLADCMGEFTIALPNVFCFTDSVEIRDDIQPKAFADIEGSLPKQLLSQVCWSDEENAFTPMTLLLNKVLNASDELTFQVKGHVVNSTKDSNALIPRGILQSFLDDMSFFPISTNLTIDSADLIQRITISKLKAKWVRGLFGERRLSVTGTFIGTIALPFYESSKEQISVEYIKGKTRLYHQKVHFLTVPMSYWSKCSSEIYRNEENTTTFIELSVEVRDDEVKIINNLELTRVLNEVLFRGEAQVHLDSELDLLVSTPVGEMVLLGLKGKGNATLRS
- the DPH5 gene encoding diphthine synthase (ancestral locus Anc_1.387), translating into MLYLIGLGLSYKSDITVRGLEAVKQCSRVYLEHYTSILMAASQEELEQFYGKTVILADRELVESGSDEILRDADREDVAFLVVGDPFGATTHTDLVLRAKKAGIAVETIHNASVMNAVGACGLQLYNFGQTISMVFFTDSWKPDSWYDKIWENRKIGLHTLVLLDIKVKEQSIENMARGRLIYEPPRYMSISQCCEQLLEIEEKRHDQAYTPDTPAVAISRLGSASQTFKSGTIRELAEYDCGEPLHSLVILGRQCHELELEYLLEFAEDREKFRTDVSKDQQFFKPAPWVPPQQDADED
- the APS1 gene encoding Aps1p (ancestral locus Anc_1.388), whose translation is MTQIKYSILASRQGKIRLVKWYSPYSTKEKQKVLKELTPLVLSRKAKMCNIVEYSDHRVVYRRYASLYFICGITPDVDNELLTLEVIHRYVETMDSYFGNVCELDIIFNFSKAYDILNEILMCDGSVAESSKKEVLQHVMTMDTMESSDNLDRVLS
- the IRC20 gene encoding E3 ubiquitin-protein ligase IRC20 (ancestral locus Anc_1.389) produces the protein MDSSCDGHFDLLIDKESVSYNEAFHEVSLQEIGGWDDEDQRVVKKTRPNKRMIPLAAVRMGTYFPHKDSGRKLEVLVEYHDMAESGERDFVMVFTSDGVRLFRFMLAETTPGSFKELLKIIHCKFFERQVNKKETAFGVRGVKQSKARRRSGGVAALRQASRRFKDIVFFGGYLHIKEDAAVSWCLDFQLFLNYTPQTINKFCPDTSRALDVLFSKGSSDVHAIPVSSFIQKDFVDQIVQHTKSRLGRIPDLDSYSVEGLNVKLLPFQSKSIQWMLSKERATLNSDKDDMLEFLNRYVSFGYEKISSTIFWNKFTNFIIHRDDVEQIRGTLVRNSENGVLGAQGLLSEEMGLGKTIEILSLILLNKRRLDPLQPNSYIADDGKTIYKAKSSLIICPNAILQQWIDEVECHTSNFLKVFHYKGYLHVKKFFGTENITEIVRFLSTFDIIITSYNVVSTEVHYAEYNASSRPRRTISPIKYDYSSPLSLMQFFRIILDEVQMLQSDSTNAAKCTSLLHRIHTWGVSGTPIQFIRDYQTVLSYLKISPFHELPHIIATLNSNVVQKRHQSVGGVQFSVQELMKFFIMRDLCIRHSKKDVLSQIKIPKQHNYIVPLDFAPVEWDNYLDLWNQFISLSGYDQNGVGTPRLSTTQLNQWLIRLRYLCCHAVFPDSSNFNKANQTNSNPNSFVLQNIDDVLRLMTADAIDKLDSLYRDNYQILIKSAQAKMELQNNPSNAIHLLHSVKDKILDDLKKKYDVSDPFDVSTCLQNKDGLRTPTPMVGTADGFERENTSKVRIRAYLDLLHQCYFFIATGHFLMGSSKLEKVDDENKKLALIDPDSKKKAYTDFYSAAEMEEIEQNQLMEQKFYSYAEKMREQILSSRVDKVSMAIRDVCSYFNDQKTHLSSLLLIEFNDENDYSSNLIVSRCFKQLKTLINLLNEQATQFNSLLVELRDLLYKPILKEYTDENEDEKAEEYSSSIEDQDRMFALFACLEHLLNNRDAISQSEEKEKDMKKFLKTQAGQKFSEYHRKLLSKLKLITGTPLKPIFDELRNSKIVRTLSTNSDKADKQENFEDYLLQFEKESSRIFEENKKIRESLRKLNTIYNAKLEYYSHLQRISDSLVSLLQLENSSRNNILKAARDDSLTRISEKISTAESRVKYLNNLEKLKTSIANHQTFSCAICLGKITVGAMIKCGHFFCRKCIHSWLKHHSSCPMCKTKASLMEVYNFKFSNEDAEEENDADNSTKETDRKKGLGAVAENSPTTYDSVFKERYALFPDLNEVHKMKIKESFGAKIDYVIKLVLFLKLKAETENDDEPLQFVMYSQSPDFLRVISKVLHMHEIRSLSCLANSSNVGESILRFKKHRSITCLLLNVKALGAGLTLLNARHIFLLDAIINRGDELQAMGRNNRIGQTRETFVWNFMMRNSVEENIFKYKCILEGRRKMKEESQSQAEHNIEELTGEEEREEFEMNESTGEQVSERHLWNCFFQNTQD